A DNA window from Porphyromonas gingivalis ATCC 33277 contains the following coding sequences:
- a CDS encoding DUF1661 domain-containing protein — translation MFFVLARELFISRAKTKKFTRHVFRGDKPQILGA, via the coding sequence ATGTTTTTCGTTCTGGCGCGGGAATTATTTATTTCTCGCGCCAAAACAAAAAAGTTTACGCGCCACGTTTTCAGGGGTGATAAGCCACAAATTTTGGGCGCGTAA
- a CDS encoding DUF1661 domain-containing protein, producing MPAPERKTSRAKTGKFSRDFSGKTRVTFLY from the coding sequence ATTCCCGCGCCAGAACGAAAAACATCTCGCGCCAAAACGGGAAAATTCTCGCGCGACTTTTCAGGAAAAACACGCGTCACTTTTTTATACTGA
- the rpsA gene encoding 30S ribosomal protein S1, with amino-acid sequence MENLKNIQPREDFNWEEFEAGGVHAAVSRQEQEAAYDKTLNTIKEKEVVMGRVTAINKREVVINVGYKSEGVVPATEFRYNPELKVGDEVEVYIENQEDKKGQLVLSHRKARAARSWERVNEALEKDEIVKGYVKCRTKGGMIVDVFGIEAFLPGSQIDVRPIRDYDAFVEKTMEFKIVKINQEYKNVVVSHKVLIEAELEQQKKEIIGKLEKGQVLEGIVKNITSYGVFIDLGGVDGLIHITDLSWGRVAHPEEIVQLDQKINVVILDFDEDRKRIALGLKQLMPHPWDALDSELKVGDKVKGKVVVMADYGAFVEIAQGVEGLIHVSEMSWTQHLRSAQDFLHVGDEVEAVILTLDREERKMSLGLKQLKPDPWADIETRFPVGSRHHARVRNFTNFGVFVEIEEGVDGLIHISDLSWTKKIKHPSEFTEVGADIEVQVIEIDKENRRLSLGHKQLEENPWDVFETVFTVGSIHEGTVIEVMDKGAVVSLPYGVEGFATPKHMVKEDGSQAVLEEKLPFKVIEFNKDAKRIIVSHSRVFEDEQKMAQREANAERKAEAKAAQKEAAAEAANPAQAVEKATLGDLGELAALKEKLSEN; translated from the coding sequence ATGGAAAACTTAAAGAACATTCAGCCCAGAGAGGATTTCAACTGGGAAGAGTTTGAGGCCGGTGGCGTCCATGCTGCCGTGAGTCGTCAGGAGCAGGAAGCTGCTTATGACAAAACGCTCAATACCATCAAGGAAAAGGAAGTGGTAATGGGTAGGGTAACTGCTATCAACAAGCGTGAAGTGGTTATCAATGTAGGGTACAAATCGGAAGGTGTGGTACCTGCAACAGAATTCCGCTACAATCCCGAACTCAAAGTGGGAGACGAAGTGGAAGTATATATCGAGAATCAGGAAGATAAGAAGGGCCAGCTCGTCTTGTCTCACCGCAAGGCTCGTGCCGCTCGCTCTTGGGAGCGCGTAAACGAGGCTCTCGAAAAAGACGAAATCGTAAAGGGCTATGTGAAGTGTCGTACCAAGGGTGGTATGATCGTCGATGTATTCGGTATCGAGGCGTTCCTCCCGGGATCACAGATCGACGTGCGCCCCATTCGCGACTACGATGCATTCGTTGAGAAGACGATGGAGTTCAAGATTGTGAAAATCAATCAAGAATACAAGAATGTAGTTGTTTCTCACAAGGTGCTTATCGAAGCAGAGCTCGAACAACAGAAGAAAGAAATCATCGGCAAGCTCGAAAAAGGACAGGTACTCGAAGGTATCGTCAAGAATATTACTTCTTACGGAGTATTTATCGACCTCGGTGGAGTGGATGGTCTTATCCATATCACTGACCTTTCTTGGGGTCGTGTGGCTCATCCGGAAGAAATCGTACAGCTGGATCAGAAGATCAATGTCGTTATCCTCGACTTTGATGAAGATCGCAAGCGTATCGCTCTCGGACTCAAACAGCTGATGCCTCATCCTTGGGATGCTCTCGACAGCGAGCTTAAGGTAGGCGATAAGGTGAAGGGTAAAGTTGTGGTGATGGCAGATTACGGTGCATTCGTTGAGATTGCACAGGGCGTTGAGGGTCTTATCCATGTGAGCGAAATGTCATGGACACAGCACTTGCGTTCTGCTCAGGACTTCCTGCATGTAGGCGACGAAGTGGAAGCCGTAATCCTGACGCTCGACCGCGAAGAACGCAAGATGTCGCTCGGTCTGAAGCAACTCAAGCCGGATCCCTGGGCTGATATCGAAACTCGTTTCCCTGTAGGCTCTCGTCACCATGCTCGTGTTCGCAACTTCACCAATTTCGGTGTATTCGTTGAGATCGAAGAGGGCGTAGATGGCCTTATCCATATTTCCGACCTTTCTTGGACGAAGAAGATCAAACACCCCAGCGAGTTTACGGAAGTAGGTGCTGATATCGAAGTTCAGGTAATCGAGATCGACAAGGAAAACCGTCGTCTCAGCTTGGGTCACAAACAGTTGGAAGAGAATCCTTGGGATGTATTCGAGACGGTATTCACTGTAGGATCTATCCACGAAGGAACGGTAATCGAAGTGATGGACAAGGGTGCTGTCGTTTCTCTGCCTTACGGTGTGGAAGGTTTTGCCACTCCGAAGCACATGGTGAAGGAAGATGGCTCACAGGCTGTACTCGAAGAGAAGTTACCTTTCAAGGTTATTGAGTTCAATAAGGATGCCAAGCGAATCATTGTATCTCATAGCCGTGTATTCGAAGATGAGCAGAAAATGGCTCAGCGTGAAGCCAATGCAGAGCGTAAGGCTGAAGCCAAAGCGGCTCAGAAAGAAGCAGCTGCCGAAGCTGCCAATCCTGCACAGGCTGTAGAGAAAGCCACTCTCGGAGACCTCGGCGAATTGGCCGCTTTGAAAGAAAAGCTTTCAGAAAACTAA
- a CDS encoding RsmD family RNA methyltransferase, which produces MRVIRGKYGHRRFDVPKSFNARPTTDFAKENLFNILSNRFDFEGLSAIDLFSGTGSIALELVSRGCSSVTSIEKRREHAAFIRNLIKHLNEENCWRVFETDVFLFLERNKACHRYDLVFADPPYALTELEQLPTKVLESNILAEDGLFILEHPKDFSFTEHPRFEEHRAYGSVNFTFFR; this is translated from the coding sequence ATGCGTGTAATCAGAGGTAAATACGGACACAGGCGTTTCGATGTACCCAAAAGCTTCAACGCCCGTCCCACAACGGATTTTGCCAAAGAGAACCTCTTCAACATCCTATCCAACCGTTTCGATTTCGAAGGACTTTCGGCTATCGACCTATTCTCCGGCACGGGGAGTATAGCATTGGAATTAGTATCTCGGGGTTGTTCATCCGTCACTTCCATAGAAAAACGCCGTGAGCATGCAGCCTTTATTCGCAACCTCATTAAGCATCTGAACGAAGAAAACTGCTGGAGAGTCTTCGAGACGGATGTATTTTTATTTCTGGAACGCAACAAAGCATGCCACCGCTATGACTTAGTCTTTGCCGATCCACCCTACGCCTTGACAGAGCTGGAGCAGCTACCGACCAAAGTATTAGAAAGTAACATACTGGCTGAAGACGGGCTTTTCATTCTCGAGCACCCTAAGGATTTCAGCTTTACAGAACATCCCCGATTCGAGGAACATAGAGCCTACGGTTCTGTCAATTTCACCTTCTTTCGGTAA
- a CDS encoding DUF3822 family protein: MEIPASDIPATLSAHTAESYDMSIRFLSDGLVFSLSDTEGKACSTCTYPFDSGAEDYCAAVKELFFHYQHLTFPYRRVHVSYRPDSYVLIPRALYEEGRADYWLRTAVHLPDEGKGVAVMEYNLPHQDKMLILAWDKPLYEFLRRTQIGTEFTPGFIPFFKETERQSRQHTAKRVALNLRHDKLDLFVFEGGSLLFANTYSLTDNQGVRSIEEEVLFYLVTVWKSLRLDIEHDRIVICIQQNVRDHSVGKEDLRQILEPFFRHIELCKEPV, encoded by the coding sequence GTGGAAATCCCTGCTTCCGATATTCCGGCTACCCTCTCTGCTCACACTGCAGAAAGCTACGATATGTCCATCCGATTCCTATCGGATGGACTTGTTTTTAGCCTCTCCGATACAGAGGGCAAGGCATGCAGCACATGCACCTACCCGTTCGATTCGGGAGCGGAAGACTATTGCGCCGCCGTAAAAGAACTTTTTTTCCATTACCAGCATCTCACTTTCCCATATCGTCGCGTACATGTCAGCTATCGTCCGGATTCGTACGTTCTTATTCCTCGCGCTTTGTACGAAGAGGGTAGAGCCGACTATTGGCTGAGGACTGCCGTCCACCTGCCGGACGAAGGCAAGGGCGTAGCCGTCATGGAGTACAACCTGCCTCATCAGGATAAGATGCTGATTTTGGCTTGGGACAAGCCTCTCTATGAATTTCTAAGAAGGACACAGATCGGAACAGAGTTCACCCCCGGCTTTATCCCCTTTTTCAAAGAAACGGAGCGACAGAGCAGGCAACATACGGCCAAAAGAGTTGCCCTCAATCTCCGGCATGACAAACTCGACCTCTTCGTATTCGAAGGAGGTAGTCTGCTCTTTGCCAATACATACAGCCTCACGGACAACCAAGGCGTTCGCTCCATCGAGGAGGAAGTCCTTTTCTATCTGGTCACCGTCTGGAAGAGCTTACGGTTGGATATAGAGCATGACCGTATCGTTATCTGTATCCAACAAAATGTCCGCGACCACTCTGTCGGAAAGGAAGATCTCAGGCAAATATTGGAGCCGTTCTTCCGCCATATCGAACTGTGCAAAGAGCCGGTGTAA
- a CDS encoding ATP-dependent DNA helicase has product MDNYLAEQILKNLPFTPTQSQDSAIRSLAKYLFDREPYSVFLLRGYAGTGKTQLIASVVQTILEQGADCELLAPTGRAAKVLTTYTRHQAYTIHRQIYQATAAGIEEGGAYRIRRSSGRSTVFIVDESSMIGNESVEPTPFGSGSLLNDLLAYVNETDGCRLILAGDMAQLPPVSSVVSPALDAGVMETSYGLRIHECTLTEVVRQQKESAILSLATSLRRLLSNGISEKIKLNIRDSGDVSAISGTELIEALDASFRTVGMDETIIVSYSNKRALAYNLGIRSQVLYYEEELVRGDRLVVTRNNYRYCDRRDKTDFVANGEIVEILRLGKRYELYGFRFADATISLVEQGREIEARLLLDGLTAETAGLTHAQRQKLYDAVAEDYNSMASIPARRKAIKEDAFFSALEVKYAYAITCHKAQGGQWKHVYVDMGMLSYLPHDEQLCRWLYTAVTRASERLFLVNTPKDMLP; this is encoded by the coding sequence ATGGACAATTATTTGGCCGAGCAAATATTGAAAAATTTGCCGTTTACCCCGACACAAAGCCAAGATTCGGCTATTCGATCTTTGGCAAAGTATCTGTTCGACAGGGAACCTTATTCGGTTTTTTTGCTTCGCGGATATGCCGGTACGGGTAAGACACAGCTTATCGCTTCTGTGGTGCAGACTATTCTCGAGCAGGGAGCAGATTGTGAACTGCTGGCACCGACCGGACGTGCAGCCAAGGTACTGACGACCTATACACGACATCAGGCTTATACCATTCATCGTCAGATCTATCAGGCCACGGCCGCCGGAATAGAAGAAGGAGGTGCTTACAGGATCCGCCGCAGTAGCGGACGGAGTACAGTGTTCATCGTGGACGAATCCTCCATGATCGGGAATGAAAGCGTCGAGCCTACGCCCTTTGGCTCGGGCAGTCTGCTGAACGATTTACTGGCGTACGTGAACGAAACGGATGGTTGCCGTCTGATTCTGGCCGGAGATATGGCACAGCTTCCGCCGGTCAGCAGTGTGGTGAGTCCGGCATTGGATGCCGGAGTAATGGAAACTTCCTACGGATTGCGTATACATGAATGTACACTGACCGAGGTGGTACGTCAGCAGAAAGAATCCGCCATTCTCTCTCTGGCCACGAGCCTACGCCGTTTACTTTCCAATGGTATTTCGGAAAAAATCAAGTTGAACATAAGGGATTCGGGAGATGTGTCGGCTATTTCCGGCACTGAACTGATAGAAGCACTGGATGCTTCGTTTCGGACTGTAGGCATGGACGAGACCATTATTGTCAGCTATTCCAATAAACGTGCTTTGGCCTATAATCTGGGCATCCGCAGTCAGGTATTGTACTACGAAGAAGAGTTGGTTCGGGGCGATCGATTGGTGGTGACGCGGAATAACTATCGTTATTGTGACAGGCGAGACAAGACAGACTTCGTTGCCAATGGAGAGATCGTGGAGATTTTGCGGTTGGGCAAACGATACGAGCTGTACGGATTTAGATTTGCCGATGCTACCATCAGCCTTGTGGAGCAAGGGCGCGAGATAGAAGCAAGATTGCTCCTCGATGGACTGACAGCCGAAACAGCCGGCTTGACTCATGCACAAAGACAAAAACTGTATGATGCAGTTGCTGAGGACTATAATTCTATGGCAAGTATCCCGGCCAGACGCAAAGCGATCAAAGAGGATGCTTTCTTTTCGGCCTTGGAAGTAAAGTATGCCTATGCCATCACCTGCCACAAAGCGCAGGGAGGACAGTGGAAACATGTCTATGTAGATATGGGTATGCTCAGTTATCTGCCTCATGACGAGCAACTCTGTCGTTGGCTGTATACGGCAGTTACCCGAGCTTCGGAGCGACTCTTTCTGGTCAATACTCCGAAGGATATGCTCCCATAA
- a CDS encoding DUF3078 domain-containing protein → MKIRYLLSIFLFCCFMGATGAMATKPVLPLSQLQNPPLADTDSLPTSPIVSGRLLMNYLQLPLVAENSSGPLAAGLWQITMPEIPSRLQQVRRTEPLPVPDLSDMIAEVELTRRVLTELQYRRLDLFTYSRTELEPFAPDYSYIKPQNIQLIDGGALSDRIIRPEKIRGIELKPRYWFFSMETMLQFSQNYISENWYKGGSSNLNIMFGNLIVRQYRNKKIRWKNELENKLSVFNAAKDTVNRYRVAEDLLRLRSNFGYKAFKQWYYSFDAEMRTQLFTNRAENSLKKQSSFLAPMIFNSGIGMKYELDTKSKKVYGKSAKLGLFLSPLSYILKWSIRDDIDLARHGFPEGKTIVHELGSAIKAELVWNFDSRLSWQSRLYANTTYDNTVAEFENALNLSLSKLLSTRIYLYLRYDDSVSLPDGKGTYWQVNELVSIGLYFHL, encoded by the coding sequence ATGAAGATAAGATATCTCCTCTCCATATTCCTGTTCTGTTGCTTTATGGGAGCTACCGGTGCGATGGCCACGAAGCCTGTGCTTCCACTGTCCCAACTGCAAAATCCTCCGTTAGCCGACACAGACAGCCTCCCGACATCTCCGATAGTCTCCGGCCGCCTGCTGATGAACTATCTGCAACTACCGCTCGTAGCCGAAAATTCTTCCGGTCCGTTAGCAGCAGGACTGTGGCAAATCACCATGCCTGAGATACCCTCGCGTTTGCAACAAGTCCGCCGGACAGAACCTCTTCCCGTACCGGATCTGAGCGACATGATTGCAGAAGTGGAATTGACACGCAGAGTCCTGACCGAACTGCAGTATCGCCGATTGGATCTTTTCACATATAGCCGTACGGAATTGGAACCTTTCGCACCGGATTATTCCTATATAAAACCACAAAACATTCAGCTCATCGATGGGGGAGCCTTATCCGACAGAATAATCAGGCCGGAAAAAATCCGCGGAATCGAACTCAAACCCCGCTACTGGTTTTTCAGCATGGAGACTATGCTGCAGTTCTCTCAGAACTACATTTCCGAAAACTGGTACAAAGGAGGATCGAGCAACCTGAATATCATGTTCGGCAATCTGATCGTCCGCCAATATCGCAATAAGAAGATTCGCTGGAAAAATGAGTTGGAAAACAAACTAAGTGTCTTCAATGCAGCCAAAGACACGGTCAATCGCTATCGAGTGGCCGAGGATTTGCTCCGCCTGCGTTCCAACTTCGGCTATAAGGCTTTCAAGCAGTGGTACTATTCTTTCGATGCGGAAATGCGTACACAGCTATTTACCAATCGAGCTGAAAACAGCCTAAAAAAGCAATCTTCATTCCTTGCTCCGATGATCTTCAATTCCGGTATCGGTATGAAGTACGAACTGGATACAAAAAGTAAAAAAGTCTATGGCAAGTCCGCCAAACTGGGACTGTTCCTATCTCCCCTCTCGTACATCCTCAAATGGTCGATCAGAGACGATATAGACTTGGCTCGCCACGGCTTTCCCGAAGGAAAGACCATCGTACACGAATTGGGTTCGGCCATAAAAGCCGAACTCGTATGGAACTTCGATAGTCGTCTGAGTTGGCAGTCGCGCCTGTATGCCAATACCACATACGATAATACGGTGGCAGAATTTGAAAATGCCCTCAACCTGTCGCTCTCCAAACTGCTGAGTACCCGTATATATCTATACCTGCGCTATGACGACAGCGTATCGCTGCCGGACGGTAAAGGAACGTATTGGCAGGTGAACGAATTGGTGAGTATAGGTCTCTACTTCCATTTGTAA